One region of Endozoicomonas sp. Mp262 genomic DNA includes:
- the hppD gene encoding 4-hydroxyphenylpyruvate dioxygenase: MERDKDQTISDSNPMGTDGFEFVEFAVKDTRPLGELFESLGFVKTAYHRSKNIALYGQGAINFLVNGESNSFASQFFEKHGESACSFAIRVADAEYAYQRALKLGARPGPSDGDLEALGIPAIMGIGGSLLYFVDRYKNHESIYDTAFHPIITEKKVESGHSIHELDHLTHNVYRGNMDKWAGFYEKLFNFKEIRYFDIEGKLTGLKSRAMTSPCGKIRIPINESSDDKSQIEEYLTEYQGEGIQHIALASGNIYETVTAMKTGGVTFMTPPPEAYYDMLEDRIPWHNEDVEQMKSLGVLMDGAPTKNGGLLLQIFTETVVGPIFFEVIQRKGDEGFGEGNFKALFESMERDQIRRGVLKEG, encoded by the coding sequence ATGGAAAGGGATAAGGATCAAACTATTAGCGATAGCAATCCAATGGGTACTGATGGCTTTGAGTTTGTGGAGTTTGCAGTGAAAGATACCAGGCCATTGGGGGAATTATTCGAATCTTTGGGTTTTGTTAAAACCGCGTATCACCGTTCAAAAAATATAGCTTTATATGGTCAGGGTGCTATTAACTTTCTGGTCAATGGTGAGTCCAATTCTTTTGCTTCCCAATTCTTTGAAAAACATGGTGAGTCGGCCTGCTCTTTTGCTATCAGGGTCGCAGATGCTGAATATGCTTATCAGCGGGCATTAAAGCTGGGAGCTAGACCCGGCCCCTCCGATGGAGACCTGGAAGCATTGGGAATTCCCGCAATTATGGGAATAGGTGGTAGCCTTCTTTATTTTGTGGATCGTTATAAAAATCATGAGTCTATATATGATACAGCATTTCATCCCATTATTACGGAGAAAAAGGTTGAGTCAGGCCATTCTATCCATGAACTTGATCATCTAACCCATAACGTATATCGGGGGAATATGGATAAGTGGGCTGGATTTTATGAAAAGTTATTTAATTTCAAGGAAATTCGTTACTTTGATATTGAAGGAAAGCTCACTGGGCTTAAGTCCAGGGCGATGACCAGTCCCTGTGGCAAAATACGTATCCCTATTAATGAATCCTCTGATGACAAGAGCCAGATTGAAGAATATCTGACAGAATATCAAGGAGAAGGCATACAGCATATAGCCCTGGCTTCAGGTAATATTTATGAAACAGTCACTGCTATGAAAACGGGAGGAGTGACGTTTATGACGCCTCCTCCTGAGGCATACTATGATATGCTTGAAGATCGTATACCCTGGCATAATGAAGACGTTGAACAGATGAAGTCTTTGGGAGTACTGATGGATGGCGCACCCACGAAAAACGGGGGACTGTTGCTGCAGATTTTTACCGAAACCGTTGTTGGACCCATTTTCTTTGAAGTGATCCAGCGTAAAGGTGATGAAGGGTTTGGTGAAGGTAATTTTAAGGCTCTTTTTGAAAGTATGGAGCGGGATCAAATCCGGCGAGGAGTGTTGAAAGAAGGTTAG
- the phhA gene encoding phenylalanine 4-monooxygenase: protein MWVYRESEALMKSSQYTARKPDAQGIIHYSKTENETWSILLKRQLGLVRRRACDEFIEGLEKLSLPLDRIPQLHEINEKLKESTGWGVARVPALISFDRFFKLLANRKFPIATFIRTREELDYLQEPDIFHEVFGHCPLLTNSDFAKFTAAYGRLGLEANPQERVFLARLYWLTVEFGLIRSGKELRIYGGGILSSYSETAYALESDKPQRKPFNPMDALRTPYRIDILQPLYYVINAMSDLQKLSEMDIMGMVHEAMALGLYEPLFNSE from the coding sequence ATCTGGGTTTACAGGGAAAGTGAGGCATTAATGAAATCATCGCAATACACTGCCAGGAAACCTGATGCCCAGGGGATTATTCATTACAGTAAAACTGAAAATGAAACCTGGAGTATCCTGCTGAAAAGACAGCTTGGCTTGGTAAGAAGACGGGCCTGTGATGAATTTATAGAGGGCCTTGAAAAGCTCTCATTGCCGTTGGATCGGATTCCCCAGCTCCATGAAATTAATGAAAAGTTGAAAGAGTCTACGGGATGGGGTGTGGCCAGAGTACCGGCACTGATATCATTTGATCGCTTTTTCAAATTACTGGCTAACCGAAAATTTCCTATAGCCACTTTTATAAGAACACGGGAAGAACTCGATTATCTGCAAGAGCCGGATATATTTCATGAGGTGTTTGGTCACTGTCCTTTGCTAACAAATTCTGATTTTGCAAAATTTACAGCAGCCTATGGCCGGTTGGGACTTGAGGCCAATCCGCAGGAACGGGTGTTTTTAGCCCGTCTTTACTGGCTTACAGTGGAGTTTGGATTGATACGATCTGGGAAGGAGTTACGAATTTATGGGGGAGGCATTCTTTCTAGTTATAGTGAAACCGCGTATGCGCTGGAAAGTGATAAACCTCAACGAAAACCATTTAATCCTATGGATGCGCTGAGGACACCCTATCGAATTGATATTTTGCAACCCCTGTATTACGTGATTAATGCTATGAGCGATCTTCAAAAGCTCAGTGAGATGGACATCATGGGGATGGTGCATGAGGCAATGGCACTGGGGTTGTATGAGCCACTATTTAATTCAGAATAA
- a CDS encoding efflux RND transporter periplasmic adaptor subunit has translation MISILKDRRCQLAGLVSVVITIFLAGCHQAPPIEDKTVVRPVKLFEVKDPEQQRLRYFPGKVTATEEAEISFRISGQLDQLVVKQGDEVVKGQFLAHLDDRDIRNELQDRQASYELAQNEFERARSLIEKKVISQSDYDSASAKLKSAKAALELARDKLEYTTLKAVFSGRVAQTLVENHQQVQAQQPVLVLQSSNMLDISIQIPESVVSHVDKESVDAGYHPLATFPGAPGKNYPVIYKEHATRVTPGTQSYEVVFSLPAPPDLNVLPGMSATIIIDLAKIMHKEQRGGFMLVPLAAIAQDDANNKTSVWRYDEQSGQVEPVEVVTGRITESGIQVMSGINPGDNIVTAGISQLAAGMKVKPLRKERGL, from the coding sequence ATGATTAGTATCCTTAAGGACAGACGCTGCCAGCTTGCTGGCCTTGTCAGTGTTGTAATCACCATCTTTCTTGCCGGATGTCATCAAGCCCCACCGATAGAGGATAAAACCGTTGTTCGGCCGGTAAAGCTTTTTGAGGTCAAGGATCCTGAACAACAGCGCCTACGCTACTTCCCCGGAAAAGTCACGGCAACAGAAGAGGCTGAAATTTCTTTTCGGATTTCGGGGCAACTGGATCAGCTGGTTGTTAAACAGGGCGATGAAGTGGTTAAGGGGCAGTTTCTGGCGCATCTTGATGACCGGGATATCCGTAATGAGCTCCAGGATCGTCAGGCCAGTTATGAGCTGGCTCAAAATGAATTTGAGCGGGCACGTTCACTGATTGAAAAAAAAGTCATTTCTCAATCTGACTATGACTCAGCCAGTGCTAAGTTGAAATCAGCTAAAGCGGCTCTGGAACTGGCCAGGGACAAGCTTGAATACACTACTCTGAAAGCCGTATTCAGTGGCCGGGTTGCCCAGACTCTGGTTGAAAATCATCAGCAAGTTCAGGCACAGCAACCAGTACTGGTTTTACAAAGTAGCAATATGCTGGATATCAGTATTCAGATTCCTGAGAGCGTTGTTTCCCATGTGGATAAAGAATCTGTAGATGCTGGTTACCATCCGCTGGCTACCTTTCCGGGGGCACCAGGAAAAAACTATCCGGTTATTTATAAAGAGCATGCAACCCGTGTAACACCCGGAACACAGAGTTATGAGGTGGTGTTTTCCCTTCCTGCCCCTCCTGACTTGAATGTTTTACCCGGTATGAGCGCAACAATTATTATTGACCTGGCAAAAATTATGCACAAGGAGCAAAGGGGTGGGTTTATGTTAGTGCCCTTGGCTGCTATTGCCCAAGATGATGCCAACAATAAAACCAGTGTCTGGCGCTATGACGAGCAATCTGGTCAGGTGGAGCCTGTGGAAGTGGTGACAGGCCGAATCACTGAGTCAGGTATTCAGGTTATGTCAGGTATCAACCCGGGAGATAACATAGTAACAGCTGGTATCAGTCAACTGGCGGCTGGTATGAAAGTAAAACCCCTGCGTAAAGAACGGGGGCTATAA